In Plasmodium brasilianum strain Bolivian I chromosome 1, whole genome shotgun sequence, a single genomic region encodes these proteins:
- a CDS encoding hypothetical protein (Plasmodium exported protein): MEENFKLLIFTKTFMFMLLTWIFHFNDDLGNFYTYFYKNYSFDEKLCTITYRLLAKHKQGKCSNTKWINEVIPNNGKYKQKDTYNNEKITKGKSIRIDKCSSKCGENYKVPKRNEFNMYTRRNSYCKKRAFDKMYYKNIVRNEAIEDFKFLKKSIKLKLFGIFILGSFHILVGTALLVLKQLDYLDAIDKLLPISGENVSSAALFLILTFVVEAAILYLNKKVLKYIKALEKKSDIHNTAYSLLHKVVL, translated from the exons atgGAAGAAAACTTTAAGTTACTCATATTTACTAAAACTTTTATGTTTATGCTTTTAACTTggatatttcattttaacgATGATTTg ggtaacttttatacatatttttataagaattattCCTTTGAcgaaaaattatgtacaatAACTTATCGTTTACTAGCAAAACATAAACAAGGGAAGTGTTCAAATACTAAATGGATAAATGAAGTTATACCAAATAATGGAAAGTACAAACAAAAAGATACAtataacaatgaaaaaataactaAAGGAAAAAGTATACGAATAGATAAATGTTCATCAAAGTGTGGAGAAAACTATAAAGTACCTAAAAGAAATgaatttaatatgtataccCGTCGAAATtcatattgtaaaaaaagagcatttgacaaaatgtattataaaaatatagttagGAATGAAGCTATTGAAGattttaagtttttaaaaaaaagtattaagttaaaattatttgggatttttattttaggtAGCTTCCATATACTAGTTGGTACTGCATTACTTGTCTTAAAACAATTGGATTATTTGGATGCAATTGATAAACTTTTACCTATATCTGGTGAGAATGTTTCATCAGCTGCGTTATTCTTGATATTAACATTTGTAGTTGAAGCAGCAATTTTGTATCTGAATAAAAAAgttctaaaatatataaaggctttagaaaaaaaaagtgacaTTCATAATACGGCATATTCTTTATTACATAAGGtagttttataa